Proteins encoded in a region of the Uloborus diversus isolate 005 chromosome 1, Udiv.v.3.1, whole genome shotgun sequence genome:
- the LOC129228426 gene encoding mitochondrial fission process protein 1-like, giving the protein MAEGEQNMNSESTIDIYRDTPVRLLGYANEVGESFRALVHVNAVRASYVVAFSYVFADTADKVKKKDKILNPNDPKRNTQLVTSAIDTLVWQTLASVAIPGFTINRLCAGSLFLLKKHTKLPSATRKWTTVAIGLGSIPFIVKPIDHLVDTIMNYSFRKWF; this is encoded by the exons ATGGCTGAAGGCGAACAAAATAtgaattctgagtcaactatcgATATTTATCGAGACACTCCCGTTCGGTTATTAG GTTATGCTAATGAAGTAGGAGAGTCTTTTAGAGCTCTAGTCCATGTGAATGCAGTGAGAGCAAGTTATGTTGTAGCATTCTCCTATGTGTTTGCAGACACTGctgataaagttaaaaagaaagacAAG atattgaATCCCAATGATCCAAAAAGAAATACCCAACTTGTTACATCAGCTATAGATACCTTAGTCTGGCAGACTTTAGCATCTGTTGCCATTCCAGGTTTCACAATCAACAGGCTGTGTGCTGGCTCACTTTTCTTGTTAAAGAAACATACCAAGTTGCCTTCTGCTACCAGAAAATGGACAACAGTAGCTATTGGTTTAGGAAGTATACCTTTCATTGTCAAACCTATCGATCATTTAGTTGACACTATCATGAATTATTCTTTTAGAAAATGGTTTTGA